GATCTTTGGGCAATTTTGGGAATAGATATACTCTACACAAAGGAAGAAAACTCTTGTCATTTTTTCAAATGTTAACATTTAATTTGATATATAGAATTCTCAGAACTGTTGCCCAAAGAAGTTATAGTATGGGAAGCAGTGAATTATTCAAGATAAAACTACAAGAAGTGAAAAATTGATATCAGTGCATGATTGACAAAATCCAATTATGAGTGCATGAATTAGACAAACTTGTGTTTGTTTGGTCAGCATTTACACTAGCACCACCAGTCAGTATTCATGAACCTGTGACATTGTTCTTATTATGATGTACAGTTGTGCCTaagtaatattttcttttctttttgtatcctTAAGCCGAGGCGTGGGTCGGGAAGAAGTGATGTCTTCTACACTGGTCGAAACAGTGTCTATCAACTATGAGGATTTCAATGAGTCATTCCTCACATGTGGCACATGTCTCTGTAAGTTTTTAAAGGAGGATTTCTAATACCATGTTTTGTAGGTATGGACTTGCAATTTAGTTTAAGGTCAAGATTTCTTAGTTATGTTGTGTAGTGAGAATAGGATGATGTAATTAGCTAATTCAGTAATGTTGTATGTATTGAAGCTATTCAGCATTTTAGACTAAAGAAAACCTAGATACTCTTATACTAGAGCAAGTGAAAAATTGTATGGGGGTAATATACTTGTGCTTTAAGGTAAATTGCAATGACATGAAAAGTATTTCTTGACTTGTTTGTTATCTAATTGTCCTGGCAGGTGTCAGTGGACTTGGCTTGTTTATCCTTTTGACTGTGACTCTTTTCAACCTTTTGCCTATCTGTTTTTTGTTTATTCACATGTCCATGAAAAAGGAGCTTCCATTTAGTATTggatgaatatgaatattttcacATAGTCCAAATCTGAGCATTTAATTATTTATGTAAAATCAGTgactgccttgccatctttcctGGTTGATGATGTCCTCAGGCTGTGTAGTTCTTGTTATGTAGGGTAATTAGTGAACTTTATAATGTTTTATGGAATGAGTGGACCCACTTataggagagagaaagaatacttccctcttATCTCCTGCCAGGGAGATGAGGGATGGGAGCAGatgactggaaatcttcccttcttaTATTGACTTTCCAAAAAGGGGAATGAAAGAATAGCCATATGAGGATTTTCCAATAATCTCATGTGTTTGTGATGCAACTCCACtgaggtaggaaaagacaaatagGTTTGAATACAAGTTAAAAACTCAGAAATGTCCAACTTGAAATTATTAGGACATGTACTTAATTTCTTATTTCTCTAAGAAATGGATCAGTTATTAGCTTATTTTACTTCCACAATTAGTTTTGAAACATATATACTtcagaatgaatgaaaaattatATTATGCATAGAAAGCAACTTAGACAGTTGATTGCAGAAAGCATATAAATGGAATGCCACATGGTCTACTGCATGGGATGATGAATTCAGACCACAATTCactatttttgtttttatcataGATGTTTTGTTCCCAATTTGCCACCTTGCCCATGATGGAAAATTATAAGTacagaactgagtgtgaacgaatgtgaccttttctgtcagttttccaggcgctacctcactgaagcatggggtagcgtgctgtttcctctggggtggggtagtgccatttcccatgggaaatggcaaatatgtatgaaaaaatatatatatgtgtgtgtatatgggctatagatagggttgtgcggaggagggtggatgtgctggaaatcaggtgtttgaggacaatatgtggtgtgaggtggtttgatcgagtaagtaataataaggtaagagagatgtgtggtaataaaaagagtgtggttgagagagcagaagagggtgttttgaaattgtttggtcacttagagagaatgagtgaggaaagattgaccaagaggatacatgtgtcggaggtggagggaacgaggagaagtgggagaccaaattggtggtggaaagatggagtgaaaaagattttgtgtgatcggggcctgaacatgcaggagggtgaaaggcgggcaaggaatagagtaaattggatcgatgtggtataccggggttgacgtgctgtcagtggattgaatcagggcatgtgaagcgtctggggtaaaccatggaaagttgtgtggggcctggatgtggaaagggagctgtggtttcgggcattattgcatgacagctagagactgagtgtgaacgaatgtggcctttgttgtcttttcctagtgctaccttgcacacatgaggggggagggggatggtattccatgtgtggcgaggtggcgatgggaatgaataaaggcagacagtgtgaattgtgtgcatgggtatatatgtatgtgtctgtgtgtgtatatatatgtgtacattgagatgtataggtatgtatatttgtgtgtgtggacgtgtatgtatatacattgtgtatgggggtgggttaggccatttctttcatctttttccttgcactacctcgcaaacgcgggagacagcgacaaagcaaaaaaaaaaaatatatatatatatatatatatatatatatatatatatatatatatatatatatatatatatatatagatattttatccctggggataggggagaaagaatacttcccacatattccctgcgtgtcgtagaaggcaacttaaagggaagggagtggggggctggaaatcctcccctcttattttttctttaatccaaaagaaggaacagagaagggggccaggtgaggatactccctcaaaggcccagtcctctgttcttaacgctacctcgctaatgtgggaaatggcaaatagtgtgaaagaaaatatttttttttttttttttttcaaactattcgccatttcccgcattagcgaggtagcgttaagaacagaggactgggcctttgagggaatatccacacctggccctcttctctgttcgttcttttggaaaattaaaaaaaacgagaggggaggatttccagacccccgctccctccccttttagtcgccttctacgacacacagggaatacgtgggaagtattctttctcccccattctcagggataagaaaatatatatgtatagttattatacttagttgctgtctcctgcgttagcgaggtatcgctaggaaacagacgaaagaatggcccaacctacccacatacacatgtatatacataaatgcccacacacacacacacacacacacacacacatattgtgtcACAGGTTTGATTTCGGTGGATttgtttcttatttttattttattttccatgtTAGGTATAAGTAGTAGAGGTTTGATAAACCATAAATGGTCATAGGATGTGAACTTAATGGCAAGAGATCAATTAAGTCCAAAAGATCCCTGGACACAGCTTACAATTATTTCATCACTACATTACAACACTTCAACACGTGTCAATATAGCTCTTATATGGACAGGTTCCTTCGATGGAGGTGAACATACTCCCAAGCTGCTTCACTGCTCACACACCGTTTGTCTTCACTGCCTGACCCGCATTGTTGCCTCACATGCACGCGATGATGGCACTTTTCGTTGTCCCATATGTCGGGAGTCTATACGTATTCCTTCGGGAGGAGTGGCTGCCTTGCCGCCATCTTTCCTGGTGAATCAGTTATTGGATCTTATGTCAAGACAGAGAAGAGAAGTTGTACCTAAATGTTCCACCCATGCAAATCAGGTATCCTACAACTTGACATGGTGAAAGCTGTTTGATATATTTGTCTTACTTTATTTTTAAAATGTGTATGAAATATAACTCATCTGCAAACCAAGGCAAAGAAGAAAAGTTTTGCTTAAATGTTCCATCTATATatagcaggtatatatatatattgaaccttACCTTTGAAATGCATAAAAAATAATGCGGACACTCAAAACGATTTTGCTGCATTTTTTAAAATTCTGGATATTATTTTAAGCATGTACTCAAAACATTGATGATACCAAGGTAAGCAAGGGACcactgtatatctttttttttttttcaggaattgTTATTTTGTGAGTCATGTGACCTGGTTTTCTGTACGCAATGTAGCAATGGTTCTCATCAGGGAAGTGCTGCCAGCTACCAACACACAGTTATTCCACTTTCCATTGCCATTAAGAGAATGTCAGAAATCCTTTGTTACAAGGCAAATGAGTGTTATTCAAAGGTAAGTTTTTGTTCTTGTAGCTGAATAAAGATGAGGGAGACAAAGATGAATGTGAAATTTCTAATGGTATAAATGAGGAGTATACCTTTGAAGATGTATAGGAGAACAGTAATTGAGAAAGAGCTGCCAGACACTATGCAATTGATTTAGGAGGAAGAATTTGCTTCCATAAGGGATGGATGGTATTTACTGcatagaatgtatgtaagaaatacttgggagaaagatccttacttgtatgtggcatttatggatttgaggGAAGTGCATGATAGTGTTGATATTATACCTATGGAAGATGCTAAAGATATGCATGATAATTTAAATGATGGGCTACTGATTCAGTGAAGCTTATTccaggagagtaaggcatgtttgtgtgtgtcaaagGAGAGGAGGTTAAGTTAAGTGAAGTTGGGTTTGCATCAAGGAAATGCAATTTGGGTTTGGATTAGAGTGCTTGGATTTTATCAAATGCTCCTTTCTTAGAAAGAATTTTGTGCCTTTATTGATTGCATTATTAGATTTAATTTTTCAGAAACACAGGCTTATTAGTTTGCTTTATTATGATATGGCTGTTAATACATTTGCATCTAGCATGAATCATCCTGGCCCCTTTGCCCAGAAAGAGTGGGTTTTGTTAGTCTTTACAAACATCATCAAAAACTCACTTTTTTTGTTGTTCGAATATCCTAATTGCAACACATAATTTTTCAGTACTTTTTCTTTCTGCAGTGGTATAGGTAGTTTGCAAGGGGACTCTagtgcaaagaattgagtgatgTTGAAGCATAAGCTGTATCTTAAGTCTTACATAAACTAGTTTACTCTCATTATATCAGTTACTCACTTTTTCTATTGTTTCTATATTCTAACTATAGGGTACATCATTTGTCAGTACACAGTCATCTGCCATATACATCACCTGAGACAAGATGTCCATGCCACTGTTTTGAAAATTGTGTGCCATGTTGAATACTCTGCTCACTCCTTCCTTCATTgtcttccctcttccctttctATGTACCActtgctcctcctccctactGTACTCTGCTATTCACTGAGTTGCTTGGTTGGGCCACCCCTAAACTCTCACTTTGATACTCCACCTTGGCAAAACAAGGGTAGATAAAGGATTTATTCTAAATTTTTCATACTCTTGCATTCATGTCTTTAATTCTATaagaatatgaaatgtttgaataGTTTTTCTCACATTTACTGTGTATACAGTGGTAGCCAGGATATCTGGTAGCTACATTGCTCATAGCACTTTTTTTGCTTGGAGTGCTGTATGTAATTTGACATCTATAATAGTTTTTTATTAATAGTAGGAGGTTATAGATGGCATTAACATAAGCTTCAGGATGTTAGGACTCTTTGCTTGACAATTAGTTCACGAGGCACTTCATTCATCAAGGCCTGTCCTTGATGAATCAATGGATGAACCTAGTTAATTGTACTCTTACAACACACACTTACCTTTTGGTAAAAAGTTAAATTTTTGTCGTTTTATGGTATATATGTTATTCACTATTATAAAGACTCTACAGGATGTACATAGATTTATTTCCATCCTTAGGATGATAGTGTCATTATCATGTATAACTTTTTATGTTGCTTACTAAATGAAGGAAACGTAGAttcaaataaatatatttattggaCACTTAAGCTAGGCAAGAATACATAATTAAAACTGCAGCTCAGAGAAATAATATACTGTATTACCTGTATAAGTTTTGATTATCTGCACATACAGTTAAACGAGGCAAGCGATGCTGTAACTTCAGAAATACACCAACTTGACCATGCAGTTGATTCAACTTTTGAGGATGTCAATAGAGCATTCCAAGCAATTATTGACATCATTGAGCAGCGTCGAGAGGCAGTCATCAACAACGTAAAAAAAATGCGAGATGAGAAGAAGAAGGTTTTACAAGTAAGGTCTTTGTATTTTAATGAAAGTAGTttgagaaaatgataaaaaggagCATGTTTATTGATGATATAGAATTATAGGTAATTTTGCTTTTTTATGCAGTTTGCAGgcattaccggactctgcctgcatgtggttacattgCGAGTGAAAAGGCACCTTTAGCAAGGTTATATCATTGTCAGTTGATGAAAAGAGTGCAATCAAgttgaaaaacttttcactctaaaggagtctctCCTTTCCCTACTACTTATtgtaatgcagccttgaagctgcaggagccctgtaGAAGGGGTGCAAGGGTTATGTAATTGAAAAAGAATGTGCTGTTGCCAACATTTACAACAGTATGATGCATGTAGAGCCTTTTCTGGACATTTCAGTTAACTACAGTGTGGCAGTTTTGAATGTCTGCAGCCTGAAAACAATATTCAAAACAGTGATTGAAGATTTATGCTCATTgatatgatagatagattgatggatatgACTGTCACATTGTGAATGTGGAGCCAGTTTCTTACAATTATGAAATTTTAAGAtatttgataatgaaatgattcctttctcaaacacaccatggaagaaagtaactgggaaagggggaaaatagAGAAATTTATAGTTGCACACTATTAGTGGCAGGAAAATTGAAAAGAGTAGTCTGGAGGATAGTATGGATGTCAGAATGTGAATGTGTGGTGGACCACCATTGTGTAAATTGCTTGAATTTAGAACGGTGATCATTCATCAAAGGAttagttcctggtgctaccttgctaaggcaggaaagacaaaaacgtgtgaaagaagaaagatgatttGATTTGTAGTGATTTTCACAAAAAAAACTTATGACTTGGGGCCCACAGGTAGCTAGGATTAATAGGTAATCCTTTGCTGTTGTATGGCAGAGGTGGTCACTTTGTCGAGTGTGTCGACTACCTAACCCTTTCGCCTAGTAAGTTTTACCCTGTGAGTGGTGAGAAACAGCATGATTGATGTTATGTTTTGTATGTTGTGTTACTGATAGGACAAGGATTTTGAATAGTTGTAACAGTTAAAAGTTGTGACAGATATGTAGGACCTAAGTGATGCATGACATGGATGGTAGAAAATGTAGTTGGCTTTATTGTAAATTCTGAGTGGTCTGCCAAACTTAGGAACCCTGTAGATTTTTTTATTAGCAGGCTGAATTGTAGGAAGTTGTTCATTATATTGGAGATAGTATTTTAGGGGAAGATTCTTCCCCACAATAGAGATTTTGCTTTTCTTTTGCCCAgagttctttttctttctatttttttagCATTGTTGGAATGGGAAATCTTGGTTAATATGATAATGGAAACAAGGGCTCTGTAATGTAGAGTTGAAATGATTTCTGCGCAGAGTTATCAGAGTAGAGATATTGAAATGAGAAGCTTTATGTATTTCAAGGCTTTGAATATCATATTTGCTCTGAATATCGTGCTTTAACCAACCTTTTGCCATTGACAGTTTCACATCCATGAAATGAGACCCAAGCATTAAAAACAACGGGACTGCTGTTAGGAAACTCCAGCTATGAGCATGATGTTTGAGAATTACTTAACAGAACTCAAGCCTCAAGCATGCTCAGTGAAACTAGAATTTACCATATTTTCTCATTTAGGATGCAAAACAGAGCTACTTATTGGCTTTTAAATTCATCCTGCCTATCCAAAAGTCAAACTCATTAAGAAAAATGTATGATTGAAGCTAAGCAAAAAAAGTGCACTTTGTGCATTTTGATGATTCAATGATTGCCAGGTATCCCCCTCCACAGGATTTTTTCTCCACCTAGATCACTTTGATTTTATGATGAAGCTTCAAAACAAGCAAATGAATTGAACATTGTCTCGTGTGCAAGGGTTCATTGACTAGCCAGATGACTGTCCAAATAAGCATACTGCCTCTTCAGACTTAAAGGCTTTCTTTCCAGATGGTAGACATAGTTGACCTAATTGCTAATTTATTTACAGACTTGAAGTAAAACAtgaatggaggagggtgagtagttTAGGTGAAAGAGGGGCTGCATCAACAAtgggtgatgttaccatggctgttttaaTAGTTTTTTTTATAGATGGAGTGGTGATAGAGATAAATAGGAAGGTCTTGAAGCAAAAAATGGGTCTGCAGTAAGCTGGGTATGTGAATTTGTCTTAGATTATTATTCATGTTTGATATatgattttgtttttatgttattCACTATTTTGTTATTCTTTTGCATTCTTACATACTCATCATTTACTATGCAGTAGTATTTTGtgatcttattttctcttttaatttttGGAAGTTATATGTTATGAATTATTGAGGCCCATTGATTGGTGAATTGTGATTGGTGATAGATATAGCCAGATTGATGTCTTTGATATAATTGTTTTCCATTCACATATTTGTTAATTGTCATATGCTTCAGGGAGATGTTTTTCATGATTAACAAAAATGTAATTGATATGATTAACAAAAATATAATTGATATAATTACCTATTAGAAGTAACATTTCTCCTCAAGACAAAAACCCTCTCCAAAAAGTAAATTATGCTGATATCTTATGTAGAATTATTTCAGGAAGTTTCCTTTGTGTGGCATTGATTCATTGATTGTGTTACTTGAATAAAAAGTGAATATTGGATTTCAGTAAATATGGTCACCTGCTATTGTATCCTCAGTTGCACACAGAAATTCCAAGCATTTCTGGTAAATTAGTAACACAAAATCTAAGTTTATCTTCATGTTTGCAGGACCAGTTGGATATTATTGAAGGGGAAAGACGAAAAGTCCAACAAGAATGTGAGGGCCTACAATACCAAGTGGAAGTCCGGAACATTACCAAGAAGATTGCACACCTCAATACAAAGATTGATTCGCTATCCACATTGGTTGAACCAAGGGAAAATGCTTTTCTAAAGTTTGAAAGTCATCATAATGAAGCGTTTGATCAGATTCAAAGAACTATTGAGGATTATGGTCGAGTGGTCACTAGCAAAACCTTCCCAAGCCTTTGTTTTATGAAGGCCAAGAAAGCTATGACTCATTTACGAAGTGAAGTTGTAGTTCATACTGTAGATTATGATGGGGAAAATCAGAATACAGGTGGTGACCCTTTAGAGGCACAGGTCAAAACAGAAGGTGGGGATTTAATTGAAAGTCAGATTGAAGACAATGAGGATGGAACATATTCTATATTCTTTACACCAGAGCAAGGTGGGATACATAGTGTTGCTGTAAAAATCTTTGGCAGATCTATCAAAGAAAGTCCACTGCATGTTGAAGTGATAGACGAACATAATCCAGATATTGTGTATGGGTCTCGGGGCTCAGGAAAGGACCAGTTTCTGCAGCCTGTTGGAATTTGTATTGATGAcagtgagtatatgtatgtggcaGATACAGGAAATTCCCGGATTAAGGTCTTAAGCCCGCAACTGAAAGAAGTGCAGCATATAGTAGGGGATGCTTTAGAAGGTAGAAGTGTTACAGGCTTAACTCGAACACCCAGTAGTTCCCTTGTGTTTGTTAACTGGAGGAAGAAGACCATCACAGAGGTAACTTCCTCAGGTCAACTCCTCTCTCAGTTCACTCATGAGCAGTTAATTGAACCAACAACACTTGCAGTGAATAGTGATGGTGAAATTCTTGTAGCAGACAATGCAGTGAAttctatatttgtttttcttcctgGTGGGAAATTAGTCAGAAGATGGGGAGTGAAAGGGAGCAAGCCAGGGCAGTTGGGATCAATTGCTGCACTGTGCACTGGTCCTGATAATGAAGTGGTGGCTGCTGATTCAAGAATACAAGTCTTTTCTCCTGAGGGACAGTATTTACGCACTATCTTCGAAACCAAAGGTTAGACTTGGCAGTTTTTAATCTTGAATAATTCTAATGTCATGTCCATAAAAACTATCACAGGAGTTGCTTTTTCTCTGCTTGTTATTGCTTGTAATCGTATGAATTTCTGTTTGATGTTAAAGTAAGAGGTTGATTAAGAGAAGAGTGCATATGGTTGCAGCTCAGGATAGATTGATTAATTGGTCAGCATTTTAAGGGCATTTTCTTAGTAGTCTTTGCCAAATACAGAGAACCAACCAACTCCAACCATCCTAAGATAGCTCATGTTTGCACCACAGCTTTCATTTACTAGGTGA
The sequence above is a segment of the Panulirus ornatus isolate Po-2019 chromosome 12, ASM3632096v1, whole genome shotgun sequence genome. Coding sequences within it:
- the LOC139751876 gene encoding tripartite motif-containing protein 2-like isoform X3 → MSSTLVETVSINYEDFNESFLTCGTCLSLIWTGSFDGGEHTPKLLHCSHTVCLHCLTRIVASHARDDGTFRCPICRESIRIPSGGVAALPPSFLVNQLLDLMSRQRREVVPKCSTHANQELLFCESCDLVFCTQCSNGSHQGSAASYQHTVIPLSIAIKRMSEILCYKANECYSKLNEASDAVTSEIHQLDHAVDSTFEDVNRAFQAIIDIIEQRREAVINNVKKMRDEKKKVLQDQLDIIEGERRKVQQECEGLQYQVEVRNITKKIAHLNTKIDSLSTLVEPRENAFLKFESHHNEAFDQIQRTIEDYGRVVTSKTFPSLCFMKAKKAMTHLRSEVVVHTVDYDGENQNTGGDPLEAQVKTEGGDLIESQIEDNEDGTYSIFFTPEQGGIHSVAVKIFGRSIKESPLHVEVIDEHNPDIVYGSRGSGKDQFLQPVGICIDDSEYMYVADTGNSRIKVLSPQLKEVQHIVGDALEGRSVTGLTRTPSSSLVFVNWRKKTITEVTSSGQLLSQFTHEQLIEPTTLAVNSDGEILVADNAVNSIFVFLPGGKLVRRWGVKGSKPGQLGSIAALCTGPDNEVVAADSRIQVFSPEGQYLRTIFETKGKGPKGTYGGLFLDPKGLLLATRQERNNSCIQVFDYSLGTLIFTIDSREAKLKRPSGLATTRDGHVIIVDLGNDCVKKFRYM
- the LOC139751876 gene encoding tripartite motif-containing protein 2-like isoform X1; translated protein: MWCCRPAFQLHRGVGREEVMSSTLVETVSINYEDFNESFLTCGTCLSLIWTGSFDGGEHTPKLLHCSHTVCLHCLTRIVASHARDDGTFRCPICRESIRIPSGGVAALPPSFLVNQLLDLMSRQRREVVPKCSTHANQELLFCESCDLVFCTQCSNGSHQGSAASYQHTVIPLSIAIKRMSEILCYKANECYSKLNEASDAVTSEIHQLDHAVDSTFEDVNRAFQAIIDIIEQRREAVINNVKKMRDEKKKVLQDQLDIIEGERRKVQQECEGLQYQVEVRNITKKIAHLNTKIDSLSTLVEPRENAFLKFESHHNEAFDQIQRTIEDYGRVVTSKTFPSLCFMKAKKAMTHLRSEVVVHTVDYDGENQNTGGDPLEAQVKTEGGDLIESQIEDNEDGTYSIFFTPEQGGIHSVAVKIFGRSIKESPLHVEVIDEHNPDIVYGSRGSGKDQFLQPVGICIDDSEYMYVADTGNSRIKVLSPQLKEVQHIVGDALEGRSVTGLTRTPSSSLVFVNWRKKTITEVTSSGQLLSQFTHEQLIEPTTLAVNSDGEILVADNAVNSIFVFLPGGKLVRRWGVKGSKPGQLGSIAALCTGPDNEVVAADSRIQVFSPEGQYLRTIFETKGKGPKGTYGGLFLDPKGLLLATRQERNNSCIQVFDYSLGTLIFTIDSREAKLKRPSGLATTRDGHVIIVDLGNDCVKKFRYM
- the LOC139751876 gene encoding tripartite motif-containing protein 2-like isoform X2; the encoded protein is MWCCRPAFQLHRGVGREEVMSSTLVETVSINYEDFNESFLTCGTCLCSFDGGEHTPKLLHCSHTVCLHCLTRIVASHARDDGTFRCPICRESIRIPSGGVAALPPSFLVNQLLDLMSRQRREVVPKCSTHANQELLFCESCDLVFCTQCSNGSHQGSAASYQHTVIPLSIAIKRMSEILCYKANECYSKLNEASDAVTSEIHQLDHAVDSTFEDVNRAFQAIIDIIEQRREAVINNVKKMRDEKKKVLQDQLDIIEGERRKVQQECEGLQYQVEVRNITKKIAHLNTKIDSLSTLVEPRENAFLKFESHHNEAFDQIQRTIEDYGRVVTSKTFPSLCFMKAKKAMTHLRSEVVVHTVDYDGENQNTGGDPLEAQVKTEGGDLIESQIEDNEDGTYSIFFTPEQGGIHSVAVKIFGRSIKESPLHVEVIDEHNPDIVYGSRGSGKDQFLQPVGICIDDSEYMYVADTGNSRIKVLSPQLKEVQHIVGDALEGRSVTGLTRTPSSSLVFVNWRKKTITEVTSSGQLLSQFTHEQLIEPTTLAVNSDGEILVADNAVNSIFVFLPGGKLVRRWGVKGSKPGQLGSIAALCTGPDNEVVAADSRIQVFSPEGQYLRTIFETKGKGPKGTYGGLFLDPKGLLLATRQERNNSCIQVFDYSLGTLIFTIDSREAKLKRPSGLATTRDGHVIIVDLGNDCVKKFRYM
- the LOC139751876 gene encoding tripartite motif-containing protein 2-like isoform X4, with translation MSSTLVETVSINYEDFNESFLTCGTCLCSFDGGEHTPKLLHCSHTVCLHCLTRIVASHARDDGTFRCPICRESIRIPSGGVAALPPSFLVNQLLDLMSRQRREVVPKCSTHANQELLFCESCDLVFCTQCSNGSHQGSAASYQHTVIPLSIAIKRMSEILCYKANECYSKLNEASDAVTSEIHQLDHAVDSTFEDVNRAFQAIIDIIEQRREAVINNVKKMRDEKKKVLQDQLDIIEGERRKVQQECEGLQYQVEVRNITKKIAHLNTKIDSLSTLVEPRENAFLKFESHHNEAFDQIQRTIEDYGRVVTSKTFPSLCFMKAKKAMTHLRSEVVVHTVDYDGENQNTGGDPLEAQVKTEGGDLIESQIEDNEDGTYSIFFTPEQGGIHSVAVKIFGRSIKESPLHVEVIDEHNPDIVYGSRGSGKDQFLQPVGICIDDSEYMYVADTGNSRIKVLSPQLKEVQHIVGDALEGRSVTGLTRTPSSSLVFVNWRKKTITEVTSSGQLLSQFTHEQLIEPTTLAVNSDGEILVADNAVNSIFVFLPGGKLVRRWGVKGSKPGQLGSIAALCTGPDNEVVAADSRIQVFSPEGQYLRTIFETKGKGPKGTYGGLFLDPKGLLLATRQERNNSCIQVFDYSLGTLIFTIDSREAKLKRPSGLATTRDGHVIIVDLGNDCVKKFRYM